A genomic segment from Alistipes senegalensis JC50 encodes:
- a CDS encoding ATP-binding protein: protein MSAALFPSWDTFNYKYGTNKQDALENLARALFCEQFGISTGIFQRINHAGNETNTITKNGEVIGFQAKYFERTIDEAQIRKSIDAAHEVNPRQTKLYLYTNMMFGNPPKGNSITEKEKKLNEYAQSRSMEIEWVVGSMILDQAAKITWIRELFFEVGPNMETLVKEEQSHSGSLLASICDRIAYCGQVIKFNRNTFIKTIFDTINKHEHLVIHGEGGAGKTAVIKDFYNRYNKDFPICVRKAQELNVAGISDIFKHTSNYDLSQFIEAYSRDDKKVFIIDSAERLQDIEDDYHIKLLLQKLTEAGWSIVFTVRSIYVEDLRSDLQYTYHLECKFISLNNISEQELNECALQYRFQLPCNDRFKDRLRNLFYLDLYLRLYDADSLNETYTSFIKRAWIEKIAGRIRKNCLNTQREKCFSEIIWERVNSGQFYLRPDAYTDEVVYALKCDEVVAVEEDKGLFITHDIYEEWGLSHILELEWTHRESIPLFFSKIGSSLLMRRAFRSWLSDKIDENRSDINSLVDFVFKPELESFWRDKILVSMLRSEYAETFFESHKEILLADNAKLLNRAIFLLQISCKYIAEVLSYEGTEHPILKPLGKGWNAVIDLIYESQGKHIPIAGSIKIIEDWTEYCHSGKTTRQAGLIALSVFKKRELLDKYYISSELETACLRIICHAAHEIKSELKNIFDKVLNNRWHRHGDPYYALCSHILKNSFFAAYIFEDLPNEVLALAELYWRKVKIRHEDDGCSWHMELEDEYALDHRGVQLDFSGASAYCTPIYSLLYIDFQKTLDFIIRFVNQSIDSYRKSKHGKEDVVSVEVHISDTKKVTQYLSHAIWCTHRGIGSPIIPYLLQSMHMALEKFLLEQVGQMKDHLLEQILISILQRAQSASLSSIVCSIVLAHPDKFWKVALILFKTIEFFHPDLMRSMRETEVKSLCGISFYSNPLYTRERLETCEHGFRKENLEGLFIKYQFVNICGFTEQEEQKFLDEIYSIIDYHKSKV from the coding sequence ATGTCGGCTGCGCTATTTCCGTCTTGGGATACTTTCAACTATAAATACGGGACAAATAAACAAGATGCTTTGGAAAATCTTGCCAGAGCGTTATTTTGCGAACAATTTGGAATATCTACCGGTATATTCCAGCGCATAAATCATGCGGGAAACGAAACAAATACGATTACGAAAAATGGAGAGGTAATCGGTTTTCAGGCAAAATATTTTGAACGTACGATTGATGAGGCCCAAATCAGGAAATCTATTGATGCGGCGCATGAGGTCAATCCGCGACAAACAAAACTTTATTTATATACGAATATGATGTTCGGTAATCCACCCAAAGGAAATTCGATTACCGAGAAAGAGAAAAAGCTCAATGAATACGCCCAAAGTCGATCCATGGAAATAGAATGGGTAGTCGGCTCAATGATCTTGGATCAAGCAGCCAAAATAACATGGATTCGAGAACTGTTTTTCGAGGTCGGCCCCAATATGGAGACTTTGGTAAAAGAAGAACAAAGTCATAGCGGCAGTCTTCTTGCTTCGATATGCGACCGGATTGCATATTGCGGTCAAGTTATTAAGTTCAACCGAAATACATTTATAAAAACGATATTCGATACGATAAATAAGCACGAACATCTTGTTATCCATGGTGAAGGAGGTGCCGGAAAAACAGCTGTGATTAAAGATTTTTATAATCGATATAACAAGGATTTTCCGATTTGTGTCCGAAAAGCTCAAGAACTAAATGTTGCCGGTATATCAGATATTTTCAAGCATACATCGAATTATGATTTGTCGCAGTTTATCGAGGCGTATTCGCGGGATGATAAGAAAGTGTTCATAATCGATTCTGCCGAAAGGTTGCAGGATATTGAAGATGACTATCATATCAAATTACTGCTGCAAAAACTAACCGAAGCGGGGTGGTCTATTGTATTTACGGTGCGCAGCATATATGTCGAAGACCTCAGAAGCGATCTTCAATATACATATCATCTTGAATGTAAATTCATTTCATTAAACAATATTAGCGAACAAGAGTTAAATGAATGTGCCTTACAGTATCGGTTTCAGCTACCCTGTAACGACCGGTTTAAGGACAGACTTAGAAATCTCTTTTATTTGGATTTATATCTTCGACTATACGATGCGGATAGTCTCAATGAAACATATACGTCATTTATTAAAAGAGCTTGGATTGAAAAGATTGCAGGCCGCATTCGTAAAAACTGTTTGAATACGCAGCGTGAAAAGTGTTTCTCTGAAATAATTTGGGAGCGTGTAAACAGCGGCCAATTTTATTTAAGACCTGACGCCTATACTGATGAAGTGGTTTATGCCTTAAAATGTGATGAAGTTGTCGCCGTCGAAGAAGATAAAGGACTGTTCATCACTCATGATATATACGAGGAATGGGGGTTGAGCCATATTCTCGAATTGGAATGGACGCATAGGGAATCCATTCCCCTGTTTTTCTCGAAAATCGGCTCTTCGTTGTTGATGAGACGAGCATTTCGGTCTTGGCTGTCAGACAAAATAGATGAAAATAGATCGGACATAAACAGCTTGGTCGATTTTGTTTTCAAGCCGGAGCTGGAATCATTCTGGCGGGATAAAATTCTCGTCTCCATGCTGCGTTCCGAATATGCCGAGACATTTTTCGAAAGCCATAAAGAGATACTGTTGGCAGATAACGCCAAACTACTGAACAGAGCTATATTTCTATTGCAGATTTCGTGTAAATATATAGCCGAGGTTTTGTCGTATGAAGGGACTGAACATCCGATACTTAAGCCGCTTGGGAAAGGCTGGAATGCAGTCATCGATCTTATTTACGAGTCTCAGGGTAAGCATATTCCCATTGCGGGTTCTATCAAAATTATCGAAGACTGGACGGAATATTGCCATTCAGGGAAGACGACACGACAAGCAGGTTTAATTGCATTATCCGTATTCAAGAAACGAGAACTACTGGACAAGTATTATATTTCCAGTGAACTTGAAACTGCTTGCTTGCGTATAATCTGTCATGCTGCACATGAAATTAAATCGGAGCTTAAAAACATTTTTGACAAAGTGCTGAATAATAGGTGGCATAGACATGGCGATCCATATTATGCGTTGTGTTCTCACATATTGAAAAATTCGTTCTTTGCTGCCTATATATTCGAAGACCTGCCGAATGAAGTTCTTGCACTTGCTGAGTTGTATTGGAGAAAAGTCAAGATCAGACATGAAGACGATGGTTGTTCTTGGCATATGGAATTGGAAGATGAATATGCCTTAGACCATCGTGGTGTGCAACTTGATTTTTCAGGTGCGAGTGCATATTGTACACCGATATATAGTTTGCTCTATATCGACTTCCAAAAGACTTTGGATTTTATTATTCGTTTTGTCAATCAATCCATCGATAGTTATCGGAAATCCAAACATGGAAAAGAAGATGTAGTTTCGGTCGAGGTGCATATCTCCGACACGAAAAAAGTAACACAGTATTTAAGTCATGCGATCTGGTGTACCCATCGGGGAATTGGGTCTCCAATTATTCCGTATTTGCTTCAATCAATGCATATGGCTCTTGAAAAGTTTTTACTGGAGCAAGTGGGGCAGATGAAAGATCACTTGTTAGAGCAAATCCTAATATCTATTTTACAACGCGCCCAATCGGCCTCTTTGTCGTCGATAGTATGCAGCATCGTATTGGCTCATCCAGATAAATTTTGGAAAGTCGCTTTAATCTTATTCAAGACGATCGAATTTTTCCATCCGGATTTGATGCGTAGTATGCGTGAAACCGAAGTTAAAAGTTTATGCGGAATATCATTTTATTCGAATCCGCTTTATACGCGAGAGCGATTGGAAACTTGTGAACACGGGTTCCGAAAAGAGAATTTGGAAGGATTATTCATCAAATACCAATTTGTGAATATTTGTGGATTTACGGAACAAGAAGAACAAAAATTTTTAGACGAAATCTATTCTATAATCGATTATCACAAAAGTAAAGTCTAG
- a CDS encoding helix-turn-helix domain-containing protein has translation MLHISKRTLQYLRTSGKLPYSTIGNKCYYKPEDVRALLDKNLTTKCK, from the coding sequence TTGTTGCACATCTCCAAACGGACATTGCAATACTTGCGTACCAGCGGGAAGTTACCGTACTCGACAATTGGCAACAAATGTTATTACAAGCCCGAAGATGTGCGGGCATTGCTCGACAAGAACCTGACGACCAAATGCAAATAA
- the glpK gene encoding glycerol kinase GlpK, which translates to MEQYILSLDQGTSSSRAIVFDRKGEIRSMAQREFPQYFPQPGWVEHNPHEIWSSQASVIAEAISAIDINGLNIAGIGITNQRETTIVWDRETEEPVYNAIVWQDRRTSEYCDRLKADGQTEFIRERTGLIIDAYFSATKIKWILDNVPGARRRAEQGKLMFGTVDTWLIWRLTRGEVHVTDVSNASRTMLFNIHTLQWDEELLKLFDIPASMMPEVKSSSEVYGATKTTIFAHKVPIAGIAGDQQAALFGQMCVEPGSVKNTYGTGCFLLMNSGEKPIASKNNLLTTVAWKIGDKVNYALEGSIFVGGSVVQWLRDGLGIIRSSSEVEELAASVPDTNGVYFVPALTGLAAPHWDQYARGAISGISRGTTAAHIARAALEGIAYQTLDIVGAMQRDAGITLLELKVDGGAARNNLLMQFQSDLLGTKVIRPRVTETTALGAAYLAGLAVGYWGSVAEIREQWQAERIFEPAEERTQIDKAVAGWEDAVRRVLHTEKD; encoded by the coding sequence ATGGAACAGTACATTTTGTCATTGGACCAGGGGACGAGCAGTTCGCGGGCTATCGTCTTCGACCGCAAAGGAGAGATCCGCTCGATGGCCCAGCGGGAATTTCCCCAGTATTTTCCCCAGCCGGGGTGGGTGGAGCACAATCCCCACGAAATATGGTCGTCGCAGGCCTCGGTGATCGCCGAGGCGATCTCGGCCATCGACATCAACGGACTGAACATCGCCGGAATAGGTATCACCAACCAGCGTGAAACCACGATCGTATGGGACCGCGAGACCGAAGAACCGGTCTACAACGCCATCGTCTGGCAGGACCGCCGCACTTCGGAATACTGCGACCGCCTGAAAGCCGACGGGCAGACGGAGTTCATCCGCGAACGGACGGGACTCATCATCGACGCCTATTTCAGCGCCACGAAGATCAAATGGATTCTGGACAACGTGCCGGGCGCCCGCAGACGCGCCGAGCAGGGCAAGCTGATGTTCGGAACGGTCGATACGTGGCTGATCTGGCGGCTGACGCGCGGCGAGGTCCATGTGACGGACGTGAGCAACGCCTCGCGTACGATGCTGTTCAACATCCACACGTTACAATGGGATGAAGAGCTGCTGAAGCTCTTCGACATCCCGGCGTCGATGATGCCCGAGGTGAAGTCGTCGAGCGAGGTCTACGGAGCGACGAAAACCACGATCTTCGCCCACAAGGTGCCCATCGCGGGCATCGCCGGAGACCAGCAGGCGGCGCTGTTCGGACAGATGTGCGTCGAGCCGGGATCGGTCAAAAATACATACGGCACGGGGTGTTTCCTGCTGATGAACAGCGGTGAAAAGCCCATCGCCTCGAAAAACAACCTGCTGACGACCGTGGCGTGGAAAATCGGCGACAAGGTCAACTACGCCCTCGAAGGAAGCATCTTTGTCGGAGGTTCGGTGGTGCAATGGCTGCGCGACGGGCTCGGGATCATCCGCTCCTCGTCGGAGGTCGAGGAGCTGGCTGCCTCGGTCCCCGACACCAACGGGGTCTATTTCGTGCCGGCGCTCACGGGGCTCGCGGCCCCGCACTGGGACCAGTACGCCCGGGGCGCCATCAGCGGCATCAGCCGCGGCACGACGGCGGCGCACATCGCCCGTGCGGCGCTGGAGGGAATCGCCTACCAAACGCTCGACATCGTGGGCGCCATGCAGCGCGACGCCGGCATCACGCTACTGGAACTGAAAGTCGATGGCGGCGCGGCACGCAACAACCTGCTGATGCAGTTCCAGTCGGACCTGCTCGGCACGAAGGTCATACGCCCGCGTGTGACGGAAACCACGGCGCTGGGAGCCGCCTATCTGGCCGGACTGGCCGTGGGCTACTGGGGCAGCGTCGCCGAAATCCGGGAACAATGGCAGGCGGAGCGCATCTTCGAACCCGCGGAGGAGCGCACGCAGATCGACAAAGCCGTCGCGGGGTGGGAAGACGCCGTGCGTCGGGTGCTGCACACGGAAAAAGACTGA
- a CDS encoding efflux RND transporter permease subunit, with protein sequence MNLKLFIDRPVLSIVLSIAIVLVGTIALLSLPVEQYPDIAPPTVQVYATYPGANAETVQKAVIVPLEEAINGVENMSYITSTASNNGDATINVYFKQGTNADMAAVNVQNRVNTVLSQLPAETTKTGVTTEKQQNAELKTFALYSPEDKFDRQFLNNYMKINVEPKIKRIGGVGNMTLFGTNYNMRLWLKPDRMAQYGLVPSDIANVLARQNIEAATGAFGANHDNAHEYTMKYRGRLSQPEEFEQLVVRSLPGGEVLRLKEVADVELGDEYYNYSTDVNGHEGAVAMIYQKAGSNASQTIEEIDAVLVEIARDLPEGMEFVTLSDTNRFLYASIREVVKTLLEAILLVVLIVYIFLQDIRSTIIPTLSIFVSIIGTFAVMSLLGFSINLLTLFALVLAIGTVVDDAIVVVEAVQAKFDAGYRSPYLATNDAMKGVASAILTSTVVFMAVFIPVSMMGGTSGAFYAQFGLTMAVAVGISAVNAFTLSPALCALMLEPYTDEHGNAKNNFAARFRQAFNAVFDAMTARYVRGVLIFIKRKWLLWTTLAASLLLLVVLVRNTKTGLIPDEDTGSVMVSMSSKPGTSMARNLEIMSAVDAELEKIPEIDYRAGVAGFSFTGAGPSKGMYFMSLKNWDERKGKGHSVKDVVDKINAFAPNIPDATLFAMAPPMISGYGMGSGIELYLQDKAAGDIELFKEVADKFVEALSERPEIGDVYTEFDTGYPQFWVDTDAAQCELAGLSPAEVLSTLAGYYTGEYISDFNRFSKLYHVTMQAAPEYRVTPESLGHIYVRTASGEMAPLSRFVKLTKTYGPSDLSRFNLYNSISVTGATAAGYSSGDALRAVAEVAAQVLPLNYTYEFGGISREESRTTDNTTIVFAICLILIYLILCALYESFFVPLAVILSVPCGLLGSFLFAWLFGLENNIYMQTGVIMLIGLLAKTAILLTEYAAERRKTGMSLPQAAYSAAKARLRPILMTALTMIFGLLPLMVAHGVGANGSSSLASTAVGGMIVGTLALLFIVPGLFIVFQWMQERTIRKRDETEPQDWRWSMNEDFE encoded by the coding sequence ATGAATCTGAAACTCTTCATCGACCGTCCCGTTCTGTCGATCGTACTTTCAATTGCCATCGTCCTCGTGGGGACCATTGCGCTGCTGTCGCTGCCTGTCGAGCAGTATCCCGACATTGCGCCGCCCACAGTGCAAGTCTATGCCACCTATCCGGGAGCTAACGCCGAAACGGTGCAGAAAGCCGTCATCGTGCCGCTCGAGGAGGCGATCAACGGTGTGGAAAACATGTCCTACATCACTTCTACGGCATCGAACAACGGCGATGCCACCATCAACGTCTACTTCAAGCAGGGGACGAACGCCGACATGGCGGCCGTGAACGTGCAGAATCGCGTGAACACCGTGTTGAGCCAGCTGCCTGCCGAGACGACCAAGACGGGCGTGACCACCGAAAAGCAGCAGAACGCCGAACTGAAGACTTTCGCGCTCTACTCGCCCGAGGACAAGTTTGACCGGCAGTTCCTGAACAACTACATGAAGATCAACGTCGAGCCGAAGATCAAGCGTATCGGAGGCGTAGGCAACATGACGCTTTTCGGCACGAACTACAACATGCGGCTGTGGCTCAAACCCGACCGCATGGCGCAGTACGGGCTGGTGCCGTCGGACATAGCGAACGTACTGGCACGGCAAAACATCGAGGCGGCAACGGGGGCGTTCGGCGCCAACCATGACAATGCGCACGAATACACGATGAAGTACAGGGGCCGTCTCTCCCAGCCCGAGGAGTTCGAGCAGCTGGTGGTCCGCTCGCTTCCCGGCGGGGAGGTGCTGCGTCTGAAAGAAGTGGCCGACGTGGAGCTGGGCGACGAGTATTACAACTACAGCACCGATGTGAACGGGCACGAGGGTGCCGTGGCGATGATCTATCAGAAGGCGGGGTCGAACGCTTCGCAGACCATCGAGGAGATCGACGCGGTGCTGGTCGAAATCGCACGCGACCTGCCCGAGGGCATGGAGTTCGTGACATTGAGCGACACCAACCGATTCCTCTACGCATCGATTCGGGAAGTAGTCAAGACGTTGCTGGAAGCCATTTTGCTCGTCGTACTTATCGTTTACATCTTTCTGCAGGACATCCGCTCGACGATCATTCCGACCCTTTCGATTTTCGTGTCGATCATCGGTACGTTCGCCGTCATGTCGCTGTTAGGGTTCTCGATCAACCTGCTCACGCTCTTCGCCCTCGTGCTGGCCATCGGCACGGTGGTGGACGATGCGATCGTGGTGGTCGAAGCCGTGCAAGCGAAGTTCGACGCGGGTTACCGTTCGCCGTATCTTGCGACCAACGATGCCATGAAAGGGGTAGCCTCGGCGATTCTGACCTCCACGGTCGTCTTTATGGCGGTCTTCATTCCCGTGTCGATGATGGGAGGTACGTCCGGTGCATTCTATGCGCAGTTCGGTTTGACGATGGCCGTCGCCGTCGGGATCTCTGCCGTCAACGCCTTTACGCTCTCGCCGGCGCTGTGCGCATTGATGCTCGAACCCTATACGGATGAGCACGGCAACGCTAAAAACAACTTCGCGGCCCGCTTCCGACAGGCATTCAACGCCGTATTCGATGCCATGACCGCCCGTTATGTACGCGGCGTGCTGATTTTCATCAAACGGAAATGGCTTCTGTGGACGACGCTCGCGGCGTCGCTGCTGCTACTCGTCGTGCTGGTGCGGAACACGAAGACAGGCTTGATTCCCGACGAGGATACGGGATCGGTGATGGTCAGCATGAGTTCCAAGCCCGGAACCTCCATGGCACGCAACCTCGAAATCATGAGCGCCGTCGATGCAGAACTCGAAAAGATTCCGGAAATCGACTACCGTGCCGGGGTCGCAGGATTCTCCTTCACAGGCGCGGGGCCATCGAAAGGCATGTATTTCATGTCCTTGAAGAACTGGGACGAGCGCAAGGGCAAGGGACACTCCGTCAAAGATGTCGTCGACAAAATCAATGCTTTCGCACCGAATATCCCCGATGCGACCCTTTTCGCCATGGCCCCGCCGATGATTTCGGGTTATGGTATGGGAAGCGGCATAGAGCTTTACTTGCAGGACAAGGCCGCAGGCGACATCGAACTCTTCAAAGAGGTGGCGGACAAATTCGTCGAGGCACTGTCAGAACGTCCCGAGATCGGCGATGTCTATACGGAGTTCGATACGGGCTATCCGCAGTTCTGGGTCGATACGGATGCCGCGCAGTGCGAGCTGGCGGGACTCTCGCCCGCCGAGGTGCTCTCGACGCTGGCGGGCTACTATACGGGGGAGTATATCTCCGACTTCAACCGCTTCTCGAAGCTCTACCACGTCACGATGCAGGCCGCACCGGAGTACCGCGTGACACCCGAATCGCTCGGGCACATCTATGTGCGGACAGCCTCGGGCGAAATGGCGCCGCTGAGCCGCTTCGTAAAGCTCACGAAGACCTACGGTCCTTCCGACCTCTCACGCTTCAATCTCTACAACTCCATCTCCGTAACGGGTGCGACAGCCGCCGGGTACAGCTCGGGCGATGCGCTGCGCGCCGTGGCAGAGGTGGCAGCACAGGTGCTGCCGCTCAATTATACCTACGAGTTCGGCGGCATTTCGCGTGAAGAGAGCCGCACGACGGACAATACGACGATCGTCTTCGCAATTTGTCTGATACTTATCTATTTGATTCTATGCGCTCTCTACGAGAGTTTCTTCGTGCCGCTGGCCGTCATTCTCTCCGTTCCGTGCGGACTGTTGGGCAGCTTCCTGTTCGCATGGCTGTTCGGATTGGAAAACAACATCTACATGCAGACGGGTGTCATCATGCTGATCGGACTGCTGGCCAAGACAGCCATTCTCCTGACAGAGTATGCCGCGGAACGACGTAAAACCGGCATGTCTCTCCCGCAAGCGGCATACAGCGCGGCGAAAGCACGTTTGCGTCCGATTCTGATGACAGCCCTGACGATGATCTTCGGCCTGCTGCCGCTGATGGTGGCGCACGGCGTAGGAGCCAACGGCAGCAGCTCGCTCGCCTCGACAGCCGTAGGAGGTATGATCGTCGGCACGCTCGCCCTGCTCTTCATCGTCCCCGGATTGTTCATCGTCTTCCAATGGATGCAGGAGCGCACGATAAGAAAGAGAGATGAAACGGAGCCGCAGGACTGGCGGTGGTCGATGAATGAAGATTTCGAATGA
- a CDS encoding helix-turn-helix domain-containing protein — MTINEECIITCDTPEYKALAEAMRCAVQTADRMIAEVEPSLLGERYLTTEQVITRFHISRRALQNYRDKGIIPYTSIGGTLLYPESKINEVLEKNYYKPAGCKELK, encoded by the coding sequence ATGACAATTAACGAGGAATGTATCATTACGTGCGATACACCCGAATACAAAGCGTTGGCTGAAGCCATGCGCTGCGCAGTACAAACAGCCGACAGAATGATCGCAGAAGTCGAACCTTCACTGTTGGGCGAACGCTATCTGACAACTGAGCAGGTAATAACCCGTTTCCACATTTCCCGCCGTGCCTTACAAAACTATCGGGACAAAGGAATTATCCCTTATACTTCTATCGGCGGAACACTCCTCTATCCCGAATCCAAGATCAACGAGGTGCTGGAGAAGAACTACTACAAACCGGCAGGCTGTAAAGAGCTGAAATGA
- a CDS encoding efflux transporter outer membrane subunit, whose protein sequence is MKHTILIVSAVLCLSGCGVYKPYSRPQVETDGLYRDIPVEDTVTMATLSWRELFTDPQLQTLVEEGLERNTDLRIARLRVEEAEAVLKNARLSYLPSMSLNPEGGIGRYDGVTTKTYNLGASAAWEIDIFGKVTNAKRGARAALESSRAYEQAVQTRLVATVANSYYTLLMLDRQLAVNERTLATWEKSVKVLEVLKQAGKSNDAAVLQARANRMALESSVLALRRSIHETENALSVLLAMPPAAIERGTLNGQRFPEEMSVGVPLQLLANRPDVRQAEYNLAQAFYAVNAARAAFYPSLTLSGSLGWTNNGGAVTNPAAWLANAVGSLVQPLFNRSANRANLKIAKARQEEATLLFRQSLLDAGKEVNNALTAWQTARQQVDIAGSQITVLREAVRKTELLMRHSPTNYLEVLTAQQSLLAAEQAEVQARFAEIQGVIDLYHALGGGM, encoded by the coding sequence ATGAAACATACGATATTGATTGTTTCCGCCGTCCTCTGTCTGTCGGGCTGCGGAGTGTACAAACCCTATTCACGCCCGCAGGTCGAGACCGACGGTCTGTATCGGGATATTCCTGTGGAAGATACCGTAACGATGGCCACGCTGTCGTGGCGCGAGCTGTTTACTGACCCGCAGTTGCAAACGCTTGTCGAAGAAGGGCTGGAAAGGAATACCGATCTGCGTATCGCCCGCCTGCGTGTCGAAGAGGCGGAAGCCGTGCTGAAGAACGCACGTCTTTCCTATCTGCCGTCCATGTCGCTGAATCCCGAAGGGGGCATCGGCCGTTACGACGGAGTGACGACCAAGACCTACAACCTCGGGGCGTCGGCCGCTTGGGAAATCGACATCTTCGGCAAGGTGACCAACGCCAAACGGGGAGCGCGGGCAGCCCTCGAAAGCAGCAGGGCTTACGAACAAGCCGTGCAGACGCGGCTCGTGGCGACCGTGGCGAACAGCTACTATACGCTGCTCATGCTCGACAGGCAGCTCGCTGTCAACGAGCGGACGCTTGCCACGTGGGAAAAGTCCGTTAAGGTGCTCGAAGTGCTGAAACAAGCCGGCAAGTCGAACGATGCGGCTGTCTTGCAGGCACGGGCGAACCGCATGGCGCTCGAATCGTCGGTGCTTGCGCTGCGGCGGAGTATCCATGAGACCGAGAATGCCCTCTCCGTATTGCTCGCTATGCCGCCCGCAGCCATCGAACGCGGGACGCTGAACGGGCAGCGGTTTCCCGAGGAGATGTCCGTCGGCGTGCCGTTGCAACTGCTGGCCAACCGTCCCGACGTGAGGCAGGCGGAATACAATCTGGCACAGGCGTTCTATGCCGTCAATGCCGCACGGGCGGCTTTTTATCCGAGCCTTACGCTTTCGGGATCGCTCGGCTGGACGAACAACGGCGGAGCGGTAACGAATCCGGCAGCATGGCTGGCCAATGCGGTCGGCTCGCTCGTGCAGCCGCTGTTCAATCGCAGCGCGAACCGCGCCAACCTGAAAATCGCCAAAGCACGTCAGGAGGAGGCAACCCTGCTGTTCCGGCAGTCGCTGCTCGATGCGGGCAAGGAGGTGAACAATGCGCTGACGGCATGGCAGACGGCACGGCAGCAGGTCGATATCGCCGGCAGTCAGATAACGGTCTTGCGGGAGGCCGTGCGAAAAACGGAACTGCTGATGCGCCACTCGCCGACGAACTATCTGGAGGTGCTGACGGCGCAACAGTCGCTGCTCGCCGCCGAACAGGCCGAAGTACAAGCCCGTTTCGCCGAGATACAGGGCGTCATAGACCTTTACCATGCGCTGGGAGGCGGAATGTAA
- a CDS encoding DUF4180 domain-containing protein — protein sequence MKIIKIERNSRVCAVVESDETVIADVQSALELLMNVSFDAGTKSIAIAKNRIHRNFFILSTGVAGEILQKYVNYGGRIAIYGDFSSYTSKPLKDFMYESNKGANVFFVTTKEEAVNRLTS from the coding sequence ATGAAAATTATAAAAATCGAACGAAATAGCAGGGTGTGCGCCGTAGTGGAAAGCGATGAAACGGTCATTGCGGATGTGCAATCCGCTTTGGAGCTGCTTATGAATGTCAGTTTCGATGCCGGCACGAAAAGCATTGCTATTGCCAAAAACAGGATACATCGTAATTTTTTCATCCTCAGCACCGGAGTCGCGGGTGAAATCTTGCAGAAATACGTCAATTACGGCGGTCGTATTGCCATATACGGTGATTTCTCGTCTTATACGAGCAAACCGCTGAAAGATTTCATGTACGAAAGCAATAAAGGCGCGAATGTGTTTTTTGTCACGACAAAAGAGGAGGCCGTAAATAGACTTACTTCGTAA
- a CDS encoding RteC domain-containing protein, with protein MIMIHYITADHLVDAATKAVTEELFREFDKALQSFCNEEQDRIVVFRTLRYTRIRLHVLRRYLPQKDTSPYDAQNRFLEIALGYINTELDLLRRYDNEQEAIAPKTLHRWTGTLVEMVELIYGLQEMRCIDDGDTPINELFAFFGSQFGLEIKVRNCYDTYLDIKRRKNDSRTYFLDKMRERLNLRMQRDDEKERERHR; from the coding sequence ATGATTATGATACATTATATTACGGCAGATCATTTGGTCGATGCCGCCACGAAAGCCGTTACGGAAGAACTCTTCCGTGAATTCGACAAAGCCTTGCAATCGTTTTGCAATGAAGAACAAGATAGAATAGTTGTTTTCCGAACCTTGCGTTATACCCGAATCCGCCTGCACGTTCTGCGGAGATACTTGCCCCAAAAAGATACATCACCATACGACGCGCAAAACCGTTTCTTGGAAATAGCGCTCGGTTATATCAATACGGAATTAGACTTGTTACGTCGTTATGACAACGAACAAGAAGCAATAGCCCCGAAAACACTGCACCGCTGGACGGGAACACTCGTCGAAATGGTCGAGCTGATTTACGGCTTGCAAGAGATGCGTTGTATCGACGACGGAGATACTCCGATCAATGAGCTGTTCGCTTTTTTCGGCTCGCAGTTCGGACTGGAAATAAAAGTTCGGAATTGCTACGATACCTATCTGGACATCAAACGCCGCAAGAACGATAGTCGGACATACTTTCTCGACAAGATGCGCGAACGACTGAACCTGCGAATGCAACGAGACGATGAAAAAGAACGAGAACGGCACAGATAA